The genomic window TCCGGGAGTCCCGCCGGCGCCGGCACCGGCGTCTCCGCCGCGACGGTCACGACGGCGGGGGAGGGCGGTCCCGCGGTCGTGCAGCCGGTCAGGGCCGGTGCCGCGGCCAGGCCGACCCCGAGGGCCAGCGCGGCGGCCCGCCGCCCGGACGCGGGGACGACGCGGCGCAGCAGCAGGCCGGCGGCGTCCCCGGCGAGGCCGGGCAGCGCCGACAGTGCGGTGAGCGCCAGGCCGAGAGCTCCCCAGACCCAGACGGCCCACGCGACGGCGGCGACCCCGGCGAGCAGCAGCGCCTCCGGCCCGGCGGTGTCGACGAGGGACTGCAGGTCCCCGCCGGTGCGGAGGACCGCCGCGAGGTCGGGGGTCAGCGCGCGCAGGACCGCGGCCAGGGCGGCCATGACCGCCGTCGTGACGACGAGCCGTCGTACCGACACGTGCCCTCCTCTCGATGACGTCGACGTACTGAAGCAAGCAAACGCAACCAAACGCAAGGGTCCTTGTGGATCTAGGCTCTGCGGCATGCGCTGGCAGCAGCTGTTCGCCGATCTGCAGGGAGAGTTCGAGGAGGCCGAGGCAGCCGAGGAGCGCGCGCAGCTCCCGGCCCGATCCCGGGCGCTGTTCGGGACCCTCCGGCTGGCCGACCGGCTCGGTGGCGCGGTCGGCGGACGGGTCTCCCTGCGCTGCCGCGGCGCGGGGGAGGTGGGCGGCGTGCTGACCGACGTGGGCCCGGACTGGGCGCTCCTCGACGACGGTCGGGGCCGGGAGGTGCTGGTGGCGCTACCGGCCGTCGTCGCCGTGACGGGCCTGGTGCGGACGACCGCGACGGTGGCGCCGGCCTCGGCCGTGCGGGCCGCACTCGACCTGCGCCGCGCGCTGCGCGGACTGGCGCGCGACCGCAGCGCGGTGGCCGTCGTCCTGGACGACGGCGGCGTGCTCAACGGGACGGTCGACCGCGTCGGCGCCGACTTCGTCGAGCTCGCCGAGCACGCCCCCGACGAGTTCCGCAGGGCGGGCTCGGTCCGCGGCGTGCGCGCGGTGGTGCTGTCGGCGGTCGCGGTGGTGCGGACGCTGGCGCCCGGCGCCCCCTGAGGTCAGCGGCTGCGGCGCCGCCCGCGGGACGCGGTGCCGGCGGGCGCGGCCTCCACGGCGGCGTCGTCGTCCGGGGGGACCTCTGCCGGCTCCTCGGGGAGAGACACCGCACCGGCGCGGGCCTCGGCGTACTTCTGCTGGATGAAGCGCTCGAGCTCGTCGACCTCGACGCGCCACTGCCCCCGGCCGCCGATCTGGATGGCGATCAGCTCCCGTCGCCGCACCAGGGCGTAGGCCTGGGACCACGAGACGTTGAGGATCTCGGCGACGTCGTCGAGGGTCAGGAAGCGTGGCGTGGGCATGGGCTCTCCGTCCGGTCCCCGCCAGTGTGTCAGGACGCACTCACCCGCACGCCTCCCGTCCACACCCGAACGTGTGGACAACCGGTGCACGCATCCGTGCCCGTACCGCATCATCTGCGTCCGACCGCGCCTCGCCGCGCCGGTCGGACAGGACGCCCGACGGATCGGCGGGCCGCCGGGGCCGGCCCCCGGCCGGCGGAGGGGAGCACTGCGGTGAGCGCTGCGACGCGCACGGGACCGGTGGCTCCGGCGGGGGAGGCACCGGCCGGTCCGGTCCCGCGGCGGGTGCGTCCCCCGCGGTGGCTGGACCTGCGCCTGGTGCTCGGCGTCCTCCTCGTCCTCGGCTCGGTCCTGCTGGGCGCGCGCGTGCTCGCCGGCGCCGACGCGACGGTGCCGGTGTGGTCGGTGACCGCCGACCTCGCCGCCGGCACCGTGCTCGGCCCCGAGGACCTCGCCGCCGTCGACGTGCGGCTCGGGGAGGCCGCGGGCGCCTACCTCTCCACCGGCACCGATCCCGCGGGCCGCACGCTCGCCCGGGCGGTGCGGGCCGGCGAGCTGCTGCCGCGCACCGTCCTCGAGGAGCCCGGGGACCTGGTGCAGGTGGCGCTGCCCGTGCAGGCCGGCTACGTGCCGCCGGGCCTGGTCCGCGGTGCGGTCGTCGACGTCTACGGCGTCACCGACCCGGCGGGCACCGCCACCGGCGAGGGCGTCGTGCTCGTGGCCGGGGCGGTGCCGGTGCAGGCGGTCAGCGGCCGCGCCGAGGGCGTGCTGTCGACGGCGACCACGACCGTGCAGGTGGTGGTCGCGGTGCCCGCGGCCGACGCGCCGGACGTGCTGGCCGCGATCGGTGGCCGGCCGCTCGTGGTGGTCGTGCACGGCTCGGTCGACCGTGCCGCGCCGACGTCGGCACCGCGGTCCGGAGCCGCGTCCTCCCCCTCCGCTCCCGCCACCACCTCCTCGTCGCCCTCCTCGTCGCCCTCCTCGTCGCCCTCTTCGTCGCCCACCCCGCCACCGCTGCCGGGCACGGCGCCGTCCCCTCCGCCCGTCGAGCCCGTCGTCCCGCCCCTCGTCGTCGACCCGGCGGCCCCGCCCGTCGATCCCGCGACCCCGCCCGTCGATCCCGCGGCCCCGCCCGCCGACCCCGCGGCGGGCGTGCCCGCCGTCCCCGCCGCCTGATGGCGCTGCAGGTCGTCACCGCGGTCACCGGTGCTGCGTGGGAGGCGGCGCTGGTCGGCGCGCTCGACCGCGCCGATCACGGCGTCACCGTCGTGCGGCGGTGCGTCGACGCCTCGGACCTGCTGGCCACCGCGGCCACCGGCACCGCCCAGGCCGCGCTGCTGTCGGCGGACCTGCACCGGCTCGACGGCGACGCCGTCGCCCGGCTCACCGCCGCGGGCGTGGCGGTCGTCGGGCTGGCCGACCCCGCGGACGCGCGTGCCGGTGACCGGCTGCGGGCCCTCGGCGTGCCCACCGTCCTGCCGGCCGACGCCTCCCCCGAGGACGTCGTCCGTGCGCTGCGCGACGCCGTCGACGGCGTCCCCGGAGGCGGGCACGACGTCGCCGACCCACGTGCGGCACTGCCGTCCCCGTCGGCCCCGTCGGCTCCGCCACCCGGGGAGCACCGGCCTCCGCGCGGCCGGGTCGTGGCGGTGTGGGGCCCGACCGGCGCCCCGGGCCGGACGACGGTGGCCGTCGGCCTGGCCGACGAGGCCGCCCGCCTCGGCGTTCCCACCCTGCTCGTCGACGCCGACGTGTACGGGGGTGTGGTCGCGCAGGTGCTGGGGCTGCTCGACGAGTCGCCGGGCCTGGCCGGCGCGGCACGGCAGGCCACGGCGGGGACCCTCGACGAGGCCGCGCTCACCCGGCTGGCCTGGTCGGTCCGCCCGCACCTGGCCGTGCTCACCGGGCTTTCTCGGGCTGACCGCTGGCCGGAGCTGCGGCCCAGCGCGGTCGCCACGGTGCTCACCGAGGCCCGCCGGAGCGCCGACCTCGTCGTCGTCGACTGTGCCTTCAACCTCGAGGAGGACGAGGAGCTGTCCTTCGACACGGCCGCGCCCCGGCGCAACGGCGCCACCGTGACCGTCCTCGAGCAGGCCGACGACGTCCTCTGCGTCAGCGGCGCCGACCCGGTCGCTCTGCAGCGCACCATCCGCGCCCTCGGCTCGCTGCGCGACCTGCTGCCGGAGGTCGAGCCGGCCGTGGTGGTCAACCAGGTGCGCCGCGGGCCGGTGCCCGGCGACCCCCGGGAGGAGATCGCCGGCGCGCTCGAGCGGTTCACCGGACGCCGGGTCCGCAGCTTCCTGCCGGCCGAGCGCCGCGCCACCGACGCCGCGCTCGCCTCCGGGCGGACGCTGGCCGAGGTGGCGCCCGGCTCCCCGCTGCGCACGGCCCTGCGGTCCCTCGCCGCGGAACTGGCGCGGGTGCCCGAGCCGGCCGCCCGTCGCCGGGGCCGCGCGCGCCGCAGGGCGGGATGAGACCCGCAGCAGGGGCGGGCGGTCCCTCCCCGCGCGAGTGCAGGCGCTCCCGCACGCGACGTACCGTGGGCCACCGATCCGGAGGAGGACGATGGCCGAGCGGCTGAGCACCCTGGACGCGTCGTTCCTCTACCTCGAGGAGGCCGGGGCGCCGATGCACGTCTCCGGCGTGCTGGTCCTCGAGCCGGTCGAGGGCGGACTCGACACCCTGGCCGAGCTGGTGGAGGCACGGCTGCCGCTGGTGCCGCGCTACCGGCAGCGGATCGTGCCGGTGCCCGGGCACCTGGCCAACCCGGTGTGGGCCGACGACCCGGACTTCGACGTCGACTACCACGTCCGGCGCTCGGCGGTCCCGCGCCCGGGCACCGAGGCCCAGCTGCTGGACCTGGTGTCCCGGGTCACCTCGCGGCCCCTCGACCGGAGCCGGCCGCTGTGGGAGGTCTACCTCGTCGAGGGGCTGTCCGGCGGCCGGGTCGCGGTGGTCACCAAGACCCACCCGGCGCTGGTCGACGGGCTGGGCGCCGTCGACATCGCGCAGGTCCTGCTCGACTCCTCGCCGGACGCGCCGGTGCCTCCGGCCGACCGGTGGGCTCCCGGCCGCGTGCCGGGCCGGGTGGAGCTGGTCGCCGAGGCGCTGGGCGACTACGTGCAGCGGCCGACGGCGGTGCTGGAGACCGCTCGCTCGGCGGTCGGGGACCTGCGCTCCACCGCCACCCGGGCCCTCGGGGTGGCCGGGGGACTGGTGCGCGCGGCCCGCTCGGCGGTCGTCCCGGCACCGCACGGCCCGCTCAACCGCACCGTCGGCGACCAGCGGCGGGTCGCCGTCGCCCGGGCCGACCTGGAGGACCTCAAGGCCATCCGCAAGGCCCACGGCGGCACGGTCAACGACGTCCTGCTCACCGTGCTCACCGGCGCCCTGCGCGACTGGCTGCTCTCCCGGGGAGAGCCGGTCCTCGGCTCGACCGCCGTCCGGGCGCTGGTGCCGGTGTCGGTGCAGGGGGAGGAACAGGAGGCGCCGGGCAGCAGCGTCGCCGCCTACCTGGTCGACCTGCCCGTGGGGGAGCCCAACCCGTGGGTGCGGCTGGCCCGGCTCAGCTACGCCATGCGCGGGGTGACCCGCTCGGGCCGCTCGGTGCGCGCGGACACGCTGATCGCGCTGACCGGGTTCGCCCCGCCGACGCTGCACGCGCTCGGCGCCCGCGCGGCCCGCGGCCTGTCGCGGCGGATGTTCAACCTCGTCGTCACCAACGTCCCGGGCCCGCAGGTGCCGCTGTACGCCGCCGGGAGCCGGATGCTCGAGGTGTTCCCCGTCGTGCCGCTGGCCGGCGGCCAGGGGCTGGCGGTCGGGATGACCAGCTACGACGGGCACGTCTACGTCGGGCTCAACGCCGACCGGGACGGGGTCGGGGACGTGGACGTGCTGGCCGACCTGGTGGAGCAGGAGGTCGCGGCGCTCGCCGAGTCCGTGCGCTGACCCGGCGGCGGGCTCGGTGCCGGTCGCGCGGGATACGGTCGCCCCTCGCGACGGGAGAGGAGCGGCCGGGTGCGGATCTACCTGCCGGCGACGACGAGCGTCCTGCGGACGCTGGTGGACGAGGGCCGGCTCTCCGGGCCGCACACCGGCTTCGCCGTCACCCCGCAGCTGCGGGAGCACTACGCGCTCAGCGACGCGGCGGCCGACGTCGAGGAGCTCGAGTACGCGGCGCTGCTCGCGGCGGCCCGCGCCAGCCTGCGCCTCGTCGACGTCGACCCCACCGCCGCCCGCCGCCGGGTCGTGCTCGCCGCCGACGTACCGGACACGGCGGTGGACCCGGTCGACGACGCCGACACCGACCCCGGCGCGGTACGGGTGACCGCCGACGTCCCGCTCGCCGACGTCGCCAGCGCCCACGTCGACGGTGCCGAGGCCGAGGACGACGTGCGGGCCGCCGTGGCCGTGGTGCTCGAGGCCGACCTCGGCAGCGAGGAGGCGCAGTTCCTCGTCGACCAGGCCGAGGGGCACGAGCTGGCCTGGTACGCGACGCAGGAGATCGGCCCGGCGCTCGACCTGCTCTGACCGGACGGTCACGGCCCCGCCCGCCGGGCGACCTGCAGCCGCTGCGGGACACCGGCGGTGACCAGCCAGCCCGAGCCCGGCCGGACCGGCACCGGCGTCCGGGGCAGCCGGATCCCGAGCAGGTCGGCGTCCCCGGGACCCGGTGACAGCAGCACCCCGCTGCGGCTGCGGCGCAGCTCGGCGACCGGGCCGCGGAAGGCCGTGCCCAGCTCACCCGCCGTTCCGGCGGCGAGGACGAGGACCTCGCCGTCGCCGCGGTCCCCGGCCGCCAGGGCGGTGGCCACGGGGGAGTCGGCGAGCGCGCCCGCGTCGTCGAGCAGGACCGCACCGGGACGCCCCGCCAGGTCCGCGCACCACGCCCGCCAGCCGGCGACGTCGTCGCCGGGCAGCGCCGGCAGACCACGGCCGGTCGAGCGGCGGGAGCGGGCCAGGCGCAGCACCGGGATGCCGGCCGCGGCGAGCGTCGCGCCGAGGGTCTCCAGGGTGGTGGTCCGGCCGCTGCGCGGCGGGCCGACGACGAGCAGCCCGCCGGCGCGGGCCAGGTCCACGGTGAGCACGTCGGCCTCGTCGCCGCCAGGACCGAGCGGCACCCCGCGCAGCAGGTCGGCCACCCCGGTCCCGGCGGGGAGCGGTGCCGGTGTCGGGTCCGCGGGCAGCTCGGGGATGGTGAGCGGCCCGGTGCCCGGCGCGGCGGCCGGAGCCGTACGCCGCAGCGGCCGGGGCAGGGCGAGCTGGCACTCGCGCGCCTCCTCGCCCAGCAGCGCCCGGCCCGGCGGGCGGGAGCCGGGGACCGCGCGGACCGGGACCCCGGCGACCGCGTAGTCGGCTCGGTCGGGCAGGGGGAGGACCAGGCGGGTCCCCGCCGCCGCGGCCAGCCGCCCGCCGGGGACGGCCCGGTCGGCGGTCAAGACACAGGTCAGGCCGGCTGCGCCGCCGTCGCGGACCAGCCGCAGGAAGTCGGCGGATCCGGAGCCGGGCACTGCCTCGTCGAGCTGGGCCAAGAGCGCGTCCACGCCGTCGACGAGGAGCAGGACCGCCGGGCCGTCCGCGTCCGGTCCGGCCCGCCGCCGGGCCACCTGCTCGGTCAGCCGGGACAGCAGCCGGACGGTGCGCAGCGCGTCCGCCGCCCCCACGACCGTGCCGGTGTGCGCCAGTCCGCCGACCTCCGCGGCCAGGGCGCCACCGCCGTGGTCGAGGACGTGCACGTGCAGCCGTGCGGCCGGCAGCTGCTCGACCGCCTCGGCCAGCACCGTGCGCAGCAGGGTGGTGCGTCCGCTGCCGGGTCCGCCGACGGCCAGCCAGCCACCCCCGCGGGCGAGGTCGAGCAGCAGCGGCTCGCGGGACTGCCGGTCGGGACGGTCGACCAGCCCGAGCAGCAGCCGGGTCGCCGGCCGGTCCTCCCCGGGGGCCAGCCCCACGGCGTCCAGCCGGTCGGGCAGCGGCGGCTGCCACGGCCGGTGTGGCCGGGACAGGCCCGCCGCGTCGGCACGGGCGGTGGTGGCGGCGGTGATGCGGGCCAGGTCGGTCGGACCGGTGCCGGGTCCCGCGACGGCCGGCCCCGACGTCGCCGGCCACGACCAGCGGGTCACCGTCGGGCCCGCCGCCGATGCGTCCGGGCCGAGCGCCACCCGCGCCGCCTGGAAGGACACCGGCACCGCGCCGCCGACGCGGACGTGACCGCGTCCCGGGCGGTCCGCCGGCACGTGTGCGGCGACCGCGCTGCCGAGCACGTCGCGCGAGTCGGCCTCGTCGGTGGTGCGCAGGCACAGCCGCAGGGAGCAGTTGGCCCGGATCTCGGGCGACACGACCCCGCCCGGGCGCTGCGTGGCCAGCACGAGGTGCACGCCGAGGGAGCGGCCGCGCTGCGCGATGCCGACCAGCCCGCTGACGAACTCCGGCAGCTCCTCGGCGAGGCCGGCGAACTCGTCGACGACGATCACCAGCCGGGCGAGCTCGACCGCCGCCGGCAGCGTCGCGACGTCCGGGACGCCGGCCGCCGCCAGCAGCGCCTCGCGGCGGGACAGCTCCGCGGTGAGCGACCGCAGCGCCCGGGCGGTGGCCGCGCCGTCCAGGTCGGTCACCAGCCCCACGGTGTGCGGCAGCGCCACGGCGTCGGCGAAGGCGGCTCCGCCCTTGTAGTCGACCAGCAGGAAGGAGCAGCGGTCCGGTGGGTGGGCCAGGGCGAGCCCGGCCACCAGGGTCTGCAGCAGTTCCGACTTCCCCGACCCGGTCGTGCCGGCCACCAGGGCGTGCGGGCCGTCGCGCACCAGGTCGACCTCGGCGACGCCGTCCGCGGTCACGCCCAGCGGGGCGCGCAGCGACGACCGCGTGCCCGACCACGTCACCGGGACGTCCGTGGCGCCGTCCCCGAGGAGGTCGAGCAGGCGGACCGTGACCGGCAGCCCCGCGGCCTGCCGGGCCGGGGCCAGCGGAGCCAGGTCGCGGGCCAGCCGGGCGGCGACGGCCGTCGGCAGGCGGTCGACGACGACCTCGTCCGGCGCTGCGCCGTCCCCCCGGGCCAGCAGCCCGGTGTCCCCCGTCTCGCCGCCGACCTCGAGCACCGCGCGGACGCAGCCGCCCAGGTCCTCGCCGTGGCGGGCGAGCACCAGCAGGACCACACCCCGGGCGCGGCACGCGCGCAGGAGCTCCCCGAGCGTCGCGTCGACCGTCCGGTCGACGACGAGCACGAGCGCGCCCGCGGCGGGATCGGACGCCGCGCGCCCCTCGGCCAGCCCGGTCAGCCAGGCCGCCAGCGCCGTGTCCGCCGCGGCGGCGGCCGGTCCCGAGGGTGGCCGCACGTGGACGGCTCCGGCCGGCAGGTGCGGCAGCCACCGTGCCCAGGCCCAGTCCGCGCGGCGCTCGGCCGTGGTGAGCACGGCGACGTCGACCTCGCCGGGGGCGGCCAGGCCGGCCAGTTGCGCGAGCAGCGCCCGCGCGACGCCCAGCGCCGGCTCCCGCGGACCGGTCACGCCTAGCCCGCCGGTGCGGCGCAGGTCCACGGTCACCGGCAGGTCGGCCGCCGGCTCGGGCACCCGCCGGCCCTCCTCCACGCGCACCACCCGGGTGGCCCCGGTGCCGGTGCCGAGGCGCACCGTCGCCAGGGTCGGGTCCCCGCCGCGACGCGACCACAGCAGCGTCGTGCCCCGGCGCGCCGCGGCGGCCACGGCCGCGAGGTCGGGCGCCTCCGCCCGGGCCGCCCGCACGTCGGACCGCACGGCCTCGGCCAGCCGGCCGCGGGCCGCCCGCAGCTCCCGCGCGTGGACCTCGGCCGCCTCGCGCCCGGTGCGCGACCCGCTCCACCGGTCCGAGGCCCACGACCCGACCGCCACCAGCGGGCCGAGCAGGGCGAAGAACAGGAAGGTCGGTGTCGCCAGCAGTACGGCCAGCCCCACGCCGGCGACGGCGGGCAGCACGACGGCCACCCAGCCCAGCCGGCGTCGCGGAGGAGGCGCGGGCGGGTCGGGCAGCGGTACCTCCACCTCCGGGCGGTGCCCCGGGGGAGGGGCGCCGGGTCGCACCAGCCGGCGGCCGCCGGGTGCCGGCCGCGAGCCGGCCCGGCCGTCCCGCGGGCCGGTGACGGTCACCGAGCTCGCACCCAGCCGGAGCACCGCGCCGGGCCGCCACTCCTGCGGTGTGCCGACGAGGTCGGCGTCGTCGAGCCGGCTGCCGTTGCTGGACCCGAGGTCGGACACGGTGATCCCGCCGGCACCGACCTCGAGCGCGACGTGCCGGCGGGAGACGCCGGGGTCGGGGAGGGACAGCGTGGCGCCGGCGCCCCGGCCGAGGACGTGGCGGCCGGAGGACAGCGGAACGGTGGTCCCCGCTGCCGGGCCGCCCACGACGTGCAGCTCCAGCGGGCTGGCGGCCTGCTCCCCGGTGCGGGGGACCGGCCGGCCCAGGCCCAGGACCGCGCCGTGCAGGAGCCGGTCGTCGCCCAGCAGCAGGTCCCCGGGCAGCCGGGTGCTGCCCGACCACAGCCCGTCCGGCGTGGCGCCGAGGACGGCGACGAGCTCGGTCAGGACGACGTCCAGCCGGGCGTCGTCGGGAGCGCGGACCTCGACGTCGGCGGCACCCTCTGCACCGACGACGGTCCAGCAGCGGGTCCCGGCGCCGGAGGGGAGGGGAGCGGACACGGGGGCGACGCTCCCGCCCGCGACCGCGGCCCGGGGGACCGCGGCCGCCCGCTGTGGACGGTCGGCGGCGCTGTGGACGCCGGAGCGCTCCCGGCGCGGATCCGGCCTAGCGTCCGCAGCCACCCGGGAGGTGCCCGGGACGGACAGGAGGAGCCATGAAGGTCGACATCGCCACCCTGCAGTCGATGGCCGGACGCTGCCAGACCGAGGCGGCCGAGACCGCCTCCCGGCACACGACGCTGTCGAGCACCGTCACGAGCTCGGTGCTCGACGGCTGGACCGACAGCCAGGCCGCGGTGCAGTTCAGCGCGCTCTACGAGCAGTGGCGGATCTCGGCCCAGGGCGTGAGCGACGCGCTCACCGGGATGGGTGCCCTGCTGTCAGCGGTCGCGGCCTCCTACCAGCAGCACGAGGCGGAGGTGGCCGCGCGCATCGGGGCGCTGGTCTGAGCGCCGGCTCAGCCGGGCGGTCCCGCGGCCAGCGCGGCGGCGCGCGCCGGCTGCAGCCGGCGGCGCGCCGCGGCGAGCGCCTCGGGCACCCGCTCCCAGGGGAGGATCGACAGGATCGCCACGCAGTGCGGCAGGAAGATGATCCGCAGGCCGCCGAACACCATGAGGTGGAAGCCGAGCAGGAAGACCACGAGCGCCACGCGCGCGCGGTCGGACCGGACCAGCAGCATCAGCGGGGCGGCGAACTCGAGGACGAGCATCGCCCACTGCACGGCCACGAGCAGGCCGGGCACGTCGAGCGTCCACTCCGACAGGCCGGTGCCGCGGCGGATCACCGCCCGGGTGATGGTCGAGCCGGTCGCCCAGTCCCACCCGCCGAAGCGCATCTTCGCCCAGGCGGCGAGGAAGTAGGTGAGCATCACGGTCACCATCACCGCCGCCATCGCCCAGCCGGCCGCCTCGGACCGGCGGCGGTCGCGCCACCGCACCCGGCCGATGGTGGGCAGCACCGCGAGCGCGACGAGGTAGGCGATGCGGTCGTGGTCGACCTTGCCGTAGCTCATCGCGATGACCATCCACTCGAGGTACAGCACGAAGACCGCGGTCCCCAGCAGTCGGGGCGCGCGGCCGGTGGCCGCGGCCAGGGCGGCGGCCACCAGTGCCCACTGCACGACGTGGACCACGGTCGACGTCGGGGTGGGCAGGTGCAGCACCCGGGCGATCTCGAGCGGCTGGTACCAGACGGTGGGCACCTCGGCGTGCGCGCGCACCCACGCGGTGGTGAGGAAGACGTCGACCGGCACGAACAGGTAGGCGATGGTGCGGAACACCGCGATCCGCGCCAGCGGGACGGGGCGGGTCCAGAAGCCGCGCAGGCCCCGGAGGGCGGCGACGACCGGGGCGCTCACGAGCCGGCCCCCAGGTCCTGCTCGACGAGGACCCGGTCGGTCCACTCGCCGGTCGGCAGGCCGTCGGCGAGCTCGAAGTGCCGCTGCACCACCTGGACCTCGACGAGGGAGGGGGCGTCCGGATGGCGCCGGGTGTAGGTCTCGGCCAGCGTCACCAGCAGCGTCGGGTCGTCGACCATCCGGGGGAGCTGCCCCTCGAACTCGGCGCGGCGCAGCCCCACCTCGCCGCCGGACAGGCGCACCTCCTCACCCGCGCCGGTCAGGCCGACGACACGGGTGGAGACGACCGGCGCGTTCGCGTCGGCGCGGGTCGAGTACATCTTGAACGGCCCGAACGGGAACGAGGCGTCGGTGCCCCACAGCGTCCCGGCGAGGACGAGCGCCAGGACGGCCAGGCTGGCGGCGAGGCGGGCGCGGCGCCCGCCGGGGGAGAGCACGACGACGTCCGCCTCGGCGGG from Geodermatophilus normandii includes these protein-coding regions:
- a CDS encoding LysM peptidoglycan-binding domain-containing protein gives rise to the protein MSVRRLVVTTAVMAALAAVLRALTPDLAAVLRTGGDLQSLVDTAGPEALLLAGVAAVAWAVWVWGALGLALTALSALPGLAGDAAGLLLRRVVPASGRRAAALALGVGLAAAPALTGCTTAGPPSPAVVTVAAETPVPAPAGLPDRSVAAPADAAPTLPDWPAPAPGEHVVLRGECLWAIAAADLRARTGAEPADAEVAAAVGRWWSANAAVIGPDPDLLLPGQVLRPPP
- a CDS encoding helix-turn-helix domain-containing protein, which encodes MPTPRFLTLDDVAEILNVSWSQAYALVRRRELIAIQIGGRGQWRVEVDELERFIQQKYAEARAGAVSLPEEPAEVPPDDDAAVEAAPAGTASRGRRRSR
- a CDS encoding SAF domain-containing protein, coding for MSAATRTGPVAPAGEAPAGPVPRRVRPPRWLDLRLVLGVLLVLGSVLLGARVLAGADATVPVWSVTADLAAGTVLGPEDLAAVDVRLGEAAGAYLSTGTDPAGRTLARAVRAGELLPRTVLEEPGDLVQVALPVQAGYVPPGLVRGAVVDVYGVTDPAGTATGEGVVLVAGAVPVQAVSGRAEGVLSTATTTVQVVVAVPAADAPDVLAAIGGRPLVVVVHGSVDRAAPTSAPRSGAASSPSAPATTSSSPSSSPSSSPSSSPTPPPLPGTAPSPPPVEPVVPPLVVDPAAPPVDPATPPVDPAAPPADPAAGVPAVPAA
- a CDS encoding AAA family ATPase, with the protein product MALQVVTAVTGAAWEAALVGALDRADHGVTVVRRCVDASDLLATAATGTAQAALLSADLHRLDGDAVARLTAAGVAVVGLADPADARAGDRLRALGVPTVLPADASPEDVVRALRDAVDGVPGGGHDVADPRAALPSPSAPSAPPPGEHRPPRGRVVAVWGPTGAPGRTTVAVGLADEAARLGVPTLLVDADVYGGVVAQVLGLLDESPGLAGAARQATAGTLDEAALTRLAWSVRPHLAVLTGLSRADRWPELRPSAVATVLTEARRSADLVVVDCAFNLEEDEELSFDTAAPRRNGATVTVLEQADDVLCVSGADPVALQRTIRALGSLRDLLPEVEPAVVVNQVRRGPVPGDPREEIAGALERFTGRRVRSFLPAERRATDAALASGRTLAEVAPGSPLRTALRSLAAELARVPEPAARRRGRARRRAG
- a CDS encoding WS/DGAT/MGAT family O-acyltransferase; the protein is MAERLSTLDASFLYLEEAGAPMHVSGVLVLEPVEGGLDTLAELVEARLPLVPRYRQRIVPVPGHLANPVWADDPDFDVDYHVRRSAVPRPGTEAQLLDLVSRVTSRPLDRSRPLWEVYLVEGLSGGRVAVVTKTHPALVDGLGAVDIAQVLLDSSPDAPVPPADRWAPGRVPGRVELVAEALGDYVQRPTAVLETARSAVGDLRSTATRALGVAGGLVRAARSAVVPAPHGPLNRTVGDQRRVAVARADLEDLKAIRKAHGGTVNDVLLTVLTGALRDWLLSRGEPVLGSTAVRALVPVSVQGEEQEAPGSSVAAYLVDLPVGEPNPWVRLARLSYAMRGVTRSGRSVRADTLIALTGFAPPTLHALGARAARGLSRRMFNLVVTNVPGPQVPLYAAGSRMLEVFPVVPLAGGQGLAVGMTSYDGHVYVGLNADRDGVGDVDVLADLVEQEVAALAESVR
- a CDS encoding DUF6912 family protein — protein: MRIYLPATTSVLRTLVDEGRLSGPHTGFAVTPQLREHYALSDAAADVEELEYAALLAAARASLRLVDVDPTAARRRVVLAADVPDTAVDPVDDADTDPGAVRVTADVPLADVASAHVDGAEAEDDVRAAVAVVLEADLGSEEAQFLVDQAEGHELAWYATQEIGPALDLL
- a CDS encoding FtsK/SpoIIIE domain-containing protein, which gives rise to MSAPLPSGAGTRCWTVVGAEGAADVEVRAPDDARLDVVLTELVAVLGATPDGLWSGSTRLPGDLLLGDDRLLHGAVLGLGRPVPRTGEQAASPLELHVVGGPAAGTTVPLSSGRHVLGRGAGATLSLPDPGVSRRHVALEVGAGGITVSDLGSSNGSRLDDADLVGTPQEWRPGAVLRLGASSVTVTGPRDGRAGSRPAPGGRRLVRPGAPPPGHRPEVEVPLPDPPAPPPRRRLGWVAVVLPAVAGVGLAVLLATPTFLFFALLGPLVAVGSWASDRWSGSRTGREAAEVHARELRAARGRLAEAVRSDVRAARAEAPDLAAVAAAARRGTTLLWSRRGGDPTLATVRLGTGTGATRVVRVEEGRRVPEPAADLPVTVDLRRTGGLGVTGPREPALGVARALLAQLAGLAAPGEVDVAVLTTAERRADWAWARWLPHLPAGAVHVRPPSGPAAAAADTALAAWLTGLAEGRAASDPAAGALVLVVDRTVDATLGELLRACRARGVVLLVLARHGEDLGGCVRAVLEVGGETGDTGLLARGDGAAPDEVVVDRLPTAVAARLARDLAPLAPARQAAGLPVTVRLLDLLGDGATDVPVTWSGTRSSLRAPLGVTADGVAEVDLVRDGPHALVAGTTGSGKSELLQTLVAGLALAHPPDRCSFLLVDYKGGAAFADAVALPHTVGLVTDLDGAATARALRSLTAELSRREALLAAAGVPDVATLPAAVELARLVIVVDEFAGLAEELPEFVSGLVGIAQRGRSLGVHLVLATQRPGGVVSPEIRANCSLRLCLRTTDEADSRDVLGSAVAAHVPADRPGRGHVRVGGAVPVSFQAARVALGPDASAAGPTVTRWSWPATSGPAVAGPGTGPTDLARITAATTARADAAGLSRPHRPWQPPLPDRLDAVGLAPGEDRPATRLLLGLVDRPDRQSREPLLLDLARGGGWLAVGGPGSGRTTLLRTVLAEAVEQLPAARLHVHVLDHGGGALAAEVGGLAHTGTVVGAADALRTVRLLSRLTEQVARRRAGPDADGPAVLLLVDGVDALLAQLDEAVPGSGSADFLRLVRDGGAAGLTCVLTADRAVPGGRLAAAAGTRLVLPLPDRADYAVAGVPVRAVPGSRPPGRALLGEEARECQLALPRPLRRTAPAAAPGTGPLTIPELPADPTPAPLPAGTGVADLLRGVPLGPGGDEADVLTVDLARAGGLLVVGPPRSGRTTTLETLGATLAAAGIPVLRLARSRRSTGRGLPALPGDDVAGWRAWCADLAGRPGAVLLDDAGALADSPVATALAAGDRGDGEVLVLAAGTAGELGTAFRGPVAELRRSRSGVLLSPGPGDADLLGIRLPRTPVPVRPGSGWLVTAGVPQRLQVARRAGP
- a CDS encoding WXG100 family type VII secretion target, with protein sequence MKVDIATLQSMAGRCQTEAAETASRHTTLSSTVTSSVLDGWTDSQAAVQFSALYEQWRISAQGVSDALTGMGALLSAVAASYQQHEAEVAARIGALV
- a CDS encoding HTTM domain-containing protein, with product MSAPVVAALRGLRGFWTRPVPLARIAVFRTIAYLFVPVDVFLTTAWVRAHAEVPTVWYQPLEIARVLHLPTPTSTVVHVVQWALVAAALAAATGRAPRLLGTAVFVLYLEWMVIAMSYGKVDHDRIAYLVALAVLPTIGRVRWRDRRRSEAAGWAMAAVMVTVMLTYFLAAWAKMRFGGWDWATGSTITRAVIRRGTGLSEWTLDVPGLLVAVQWAMLVLEFAAPLMLLVRSDRARVALVVFLLGFHLMVFGGLRIIFLPHCVAILSILPWERVPEALAAARRRLQPARAAALAAGPPG